Below is a window of Naumovozyma castellii chromosome 9, complete genome DNA.
AGTAGAAGAAGTCAAGTTCATGGAACTAGAAGCTGGATAACTTGAAGTAGAAGAAGTTGAGTTCATGGAACTAGAAGTCGAGTAACTAGCAGTAGAATAAGTTGAGTTGATGGAACTAGAAGTTGAGTAACCTGAAGTAGAAGAAGTTGAGTTCAAATAGCTGGAAGTTGGGTAACTAGCAGTAGATGAACTCAAGTTTATGGAACTAGAAGTCGAGTAACCTGAAGTAGAAGAAGTTGAGTTCAAATAGCTGGAAGTTGGGTAACTAGCAGTAGATGAAGTCAAGTTTATGGAACTAGAAGTCGAGTAACCTGAAGTAGAAGAAGTTGAGTTCAAATAGCTGGAAGTTGGGTAACTAGCAGTAGATGAAGTCAAGTTTAGGAAACTAGAAGTCGAGTAACCTGAAGTAGAAGAAGTTAAGTTCATGGAACTAGAAGCTGAATAACTTGAAGTAGAAGAAGTTGGGTAACTAGCAATAGATGAAGTTGAGTTCATGAAACTGGAAGTTGGGTAAGTAGCAATAGATGAAGTTGAGTTCATGGAACTGGAAGTTGAGTAACTAGCAGTAGATGAAGTCAAGTTCATGGAACTAGAAGCTGGATAACTTGAAGTAGAAAAAGTCAAGTTCATGGAACTAGAAGTTGGATAGCTTGAAGTGGTAACAATTGTATTCAAATAGACAGAAGCTGGATAACTTGAAGTAGAAGAAGTTGGGTAACTAGCAATAGATGAAGTTGAGTTCATGGAACTGGAAGTTGCGTAACTAGCAGTAGAAGATGTCAAGTTCATGGAACTAGAGGTTAGATGACTAGTAGTAGAAGAAGTCAAGTTTATGGAACTAGAAGTTGAGAACCCCGAAGACACACCCGAAGTTAAATAGCTTGAAATATCACTTGAGACTTGTTCAGTTGTAATTGAAGCAGTTGAAATAACAGAGGGAACTGAACTGGAGGTAGTTGTATCCAAGTCGCTAGAAATTAGATAACTTGAGGTGTGGTAGCTAGTTTTTGAGCTAGAGACAACACTAGATATCGTCGAATTCAAAAATCTAGAAACTAGATAACTCGAAGAACCATAACTTGAAGATGGATTACTTGAGATAATCGATGTTGTTGGAACACTTAATTTGTTCGAGCTATATGAAGTAGATGTTGAACTTGAAACTTGAGATGAAGCACCAGTTGATGTAGTATAATCTGAAGTTATAACGGTTGAGACAACTGTTGCAATTGAAGTATAATATGTTGAGGTGGAAAGTATCGAAGTTGATGTTGATGTCAAAACGTCCGAAGATATTTCCCCGGAGGAAGACGTCAATTCCGCAGCGCtacttgaaaattttgtaTTAGAAGGAACAATGGAACTTTCGCGTGTTAAACTGCTTTGGCCCACAGTACTAACTAAAGAGGTAGAGTATGTTGGATTGGTTAATGAGGAAGAGCTACCGTGGTTAACTTGATTAGAAGATGTAACAGATACATATGATGAAACATAACTAGATGATTCCAATGAGCTGATAATATCGGTTGAACTAGAAGACTGAACTGGAGTTTTACCACACCCTTCATTACAATCTATTTTCCAATAGTACCCTGGGAAATCTGTTTGAGAGTTACCTTGATTATCGTAATTGTTACAACCAGTCATAAGATCGAATGAAGTTGTCCCCCAAACCCATGTATCGGCATAAGCCCAGGCATCACCTTGTAAATATTCGTattgaatttggaaatttggaaGCCACACATTGCATTCATCCCTTTGAGTATCACCATATACTTGGAAAGTTGCTCTATAATCTGTTGGACtatcaattaaatatgtgttttcatttttacCATATAATTGAACGGTACCCTTAGGTCCGTCAACACCAATAATCTTTAGGGaatacaaatattttagaTCAATTTGTTCGCTCCCTAAGACATGAATTGTAATTTCGTAGAGATCATCATGTAGCCAAACAACGTTTTCAATATCCATTGTATAGTgcattatattttgaatttgtcCATGCCATTCGAAATTCAACTCTGGACAACCATTAACAATAGATTGACAAAGTGCATTATCGTCTCTCTTTGAAAGGGTGAAGTTGGAGAGCTTATTATTGATGCTATGGCCTGTgttataaataaaaatgatattagTAGTTTTGATTGCATTTTTATTCtattttgatttgatttgatttaatttaatttgatttgatttgatCTGATATTAGATGAGATGATTAAGTTATAACACCATCATGTAAGATAGAACAAAGACACCATTATATAACCCATTATTTATAATAGAATAAATTTCTGCTTATACAATGAGGCTTTGATCTAGGTGGATAGAACAACCGGAATGAAGGCAAAGATTTGTCATGCTAAGTAAACCTTTGAGCAACATTCTGCAAATTTGGTGTGATATGCAGTAAACTTTCTCTACCCTCATCAATGAATCTGCATAATcacaaaaaaaatagacaaaaaaacaaaaggtCGACCGATAACAATCAACAATGCAAAGGAAAGGTGGCAAATGCAAAGAGGAACACTTTCTTTGAGATGCAAAGAGGAGAGGAATGTGATGATGGACGGAGAAAACTTTGTACGTTGTTTTCTCTGTAGAAGATTTTTCTTGTGCGTTCATACCACTTCTGTAGGAAAAGGAAGATCTCCTCTCTAGGAGAAGAAGCACGATTACGTTCCGTGACCgacttcttcttctgcgGCAGTGTTCTGGTGGTAGATTGGTAAGAGAAAAGAGGAGAAGTGCAATGCAGCGCGTTTTGGTGATCCATCTCCTCATTGATATCCCCTGCAGGGCATTGTTTGGCGTATAGTGCTGCGGGATCCTCGAGGCGATTAGATAATGGCGGATATTCACAATGAAAATCCGCCATTCTCGTACGGACAATGGTGATCCGCGGAAATAGACGTTCGGTTCTCGGGGATTTCCGGCTCGAGGGAAGAATTTTCCGTGGTAACAAAAACCGTACAGAGACTAATATAGCGCATTCTTCTCCTAAGATTTGATGACAGAGAAACGCAAGGATAGAAAAAGCTTTGATTTCTAAGAAATTAGTAAGGCAGAGAGAACCCGCCTACTGCGAACTTTCTTTGTCATGTTGATCTCTTTATCATCTCGCAGAATCTAGACGTCACAGTGCCTTGATTCCACTTACGATTGTCTCTTGATCTTTTGTTTTGACTACTCAGGAGTTTATGACTTTATATCCGGACGCTCCCTGCATTCATACGttaatttttaaagaaacaatgtTTGTTTTGTAAACATacagtttcttcttttggtAAAGATTGATTATGTTGCTAGTGACTATGTAATTCAAGTTGAAACAACGTACAACCTCCTGCAGCACTTGGGCAATCTTTGGAAAATCCTTTGTTTATTTCCTTCAAACCGGTAACGTAATTAACACGTAGATCCGAATAGAGAAATAACCATTGCAGAAGGGAGGGGGTAAAGGATTGGTTTAACTTTTATGAGCAACTTCACCACAACCGTTTTTTACCCCCCTAGAAGGATAATAAAGGTTATAAATGGAACAAGGAGTAAATAGAGTTTACGGAATAATAAGAGGTTTTTCCGCACCTGcatattcaagaatttggaTCCTCTTGGTACATAAGCTTTTCATATGCACTCTTGAAGTTTGAAAAGTTTAGTTATCTCAAACAAGGGGGCTCTAAAAAAACCTAGACTACAATTAACTTGTAATATAAATCAATAAACCATGAGCGTGCCAACTAATTTTGTTTAGAAAAATTGTGCTTGTTATGTATATTTATCTATACATATATCAGTATATGCCATCAAACTTAATTTCTTCgtcattatttgatttgcATAATCATATTTAATTCCCTCAggtttttttaaataaaggAAACCCCCCTTATTGAACTGACAAAATAACATGCATGGGCGGCAATAAAGAAGGGAGCTGGCAATATTCAAGTGTTACTAATGAAGAGAAATCCCAAATCCAGACGTCCAGCTTTTAGTATTACAgtgatatatatatatttcttaaCCATTATTCACTGTCTTGAATGAAAAGTTATTAAAGGGAaataaattgtttcatAGATCACTTTTTTGCTTGCTGTCAACTTGGAAAACTAATTAGGTGCAGAAGACGTAGAGGTGGAATTTCCGCGcttatgaaaaattgaaacaagtTTAACAATCGCGCTTTTTCGTAAACAAAAAGATATCTGACCACTTTCTGACTGTAACAATGCATCCAAAGAACAATGAAAATCTCCGCGGAAATCATAATAATCGCCGCGGAAATCATAATACGGATACTCGGACTCCTGACACATCTATACAGGCACGCAAAAAAAGAATGGCCAGATTTTCATGAACAAACTCCACATGACAAAATTCatgaaggaattgaaagCTGGCATGATTTTAGGCAAAAAGTGGTCTGCCCTTCAACCTAGAATGATAGTAGTAAGCAAATCAATGACGAGTAGTATTTGTGATGAAACCTAAATATCTCccaattaattcaatattcGCTGTATGAGGAACCATCTTAAAAACTGCTCCATTGATTAAAGATGGTCATCTTGTAAATCAATATGGTTGATTTCGATATTGTGAATTGAGTAGGAATGGCATTGATACAACCAGTATGGAGAAGAATAAGTCGTGCGTTAACAATTACTATTGTATTTCCCTTACGTTAAAGCTAAAGAGAACTTCTCATAAAAAGAACTATTGCAAAACtgaatgaattggaattagGACTGGTCCCGCAAATCATTTCACCTGTCTTAAACTTTGTAACTCATATTATTATGTGTAGGAAACAGTTATGGAGGATGTAAGAGGATACCTGACCAAAAATAAGTTGAACCAAACGGCCGTCTTTTTTTATGGAAACCAAACTGGAATTAGAGAGATTTTCCCTTTGGAAACGTATCAAAAAAGGGAATGTTTTGTAGATGCTATTTTTATACATTCAATTCCTTATATCTTTTACATGAATCTCCTTCATAGAGAACAACAAGCTTTACCGACAAACCTTCACTCTTTGGGTCAACAAACATCTGTTTCTTCAAGGAAGCCGAGCTGTATGctatttaagaaattgaCAAACCAAGTGAAATTGTACGTAATGCTAACAAACGTTTGTACGCCACATCGAGTGGTGCTTTACTAGTAGTCAAGTGACTGTTTTGAAAACAGGAAACGGCTCTACGCGATCAACTCAATGATTTAACTTCTGAAATACATTCCCAACTAGATACAATTTTGTCGAATACTAATATCCTTCTAGATATTGAATATAGTGGCTACAAATTACACTGATGATAAGTTCCTATAGACAAGAGATCTCGAGGTTCTTCGGTTGAACACAGGATTATATACAGATACATGAAATAAATACCTGACAACTTTACAAAAGTTCCTGAAAGCAGCTTGGGCTCTCTTTTTGAGATTTCTTTGCTTAGCACCCTATCCCGGGGGACCTTTGACCCATGAGGGAAAGTGCTTCAGCTGAGAGACCTCTAAGTCGTATCCAGAATTCCGCTGACATGAAAGTAAGGGCGttgaataagaaaaatacaCCTGGATTGACAAATATGACAAAAGGAACAAGCAACAAAATCTTAGAAAAGCACCAATGTTTTTTTGATGCACAACTTCGAAGGAAGCATTTTATTGTATATATTGAACTAGTTTAGGATGTGTACTAAATTATTGTTTTGCGCAATAGCTACAGTAGCATAACCCCTAAATGTGAAACACAGTGTAaggaaataaataatgcCAGGCAAATTTTGGAACAAGGGGACCAAGGAGACTAACCAAGGAGGAGAATCTTGACATTTTGCAGCTCatatcatttttcttgaagaacTTTACATTTATTACACAGGGAACGGCAAGTGTTAATAATGGACGGCACCGTTGTACCAACAATGCCTGCTGTGTGATACTGGTGTACTTCCCTTAATATGATTCAAAAGGCTTCATTCTTTATTTGAGTGTATTGCTTACTGGATCCTCGcttgaagaacaagagtATAGAAAAGAGAATGAACACTTTAGAACAGAAAATAGATTTTCTTTAGACTATACCCTTCCTCAACTTCAATGTAATCTAATTTCTAGCCTCTTACTTATTTTACCGgtatatttttctttctagGTCTTTTCCCATTTTAATAGTTTCCTGGCGGAGAAACCTCTGCAGCGCATTccttcaaaaaaatgaCCGAGATCCGCTCAGTATTTGTTTTGAAACTTATAGCAGAGAGAAATATCAGAAGAAAGGAGTATACTTAGTTATTATCTCTAATGCTACCTAAAAGGTGATCCCTTGAAGACAAGGAAGGCAATGTTCGGTAATTAAAGCTGTGTGCATCAGTATGTCGTCGTTAGGGACCAAATTTTTGAGCATAGACAGAAGTTTCCTCACTTAAAACATGCTGAGGATATCCGCCTATTATTTCCTGCGAAAGTGACTCGTGGTTCCTTAAAACACCAAGAACGTGCCTAAAGAATGAGTTGAACGAACGTTCTGTTAGAGGAGGGCTCATTACAGAGCTACCAAACAGCTTATATGATGTCAGGTAGCTTCTAGGTGGACTCTTTACATTGCCTTTGGTATAAACTTGGACGTGATACTAAGTAGTTTCGGAACCGATGAGGATTCTTCTCACTAACTATATCAGACCAGTTTTTAATGCTGACAATGTTGcctattttttttattagGTAATTGTCGCCATGTCTCCACACTTTCCAAACGAActaaaattttcaaagcaAACATTATCTAAAACTGTTGTGAAAAACTGAATTTTGGCATGATTATATCGTAAGGAGATATACTTTTGTTAATTTAATGGCTTGATGATGTTTCCAAACTCAAATCTGCTGGCTAAATTACTTGCAATGGAACTAAATATCTAACCGTCcaaattaatgataaatgaaaaaatatctttttttttctttcaaaaacaCAGGCCTATATCTTCACATAGTTTATTGTCATTGTACACACCCTAACGTGCTTTAAAGTAGGCCGGGAAAGTAATATTATATCTTACCTTTTGCTTCCCACATGCCTCTCGTCTCTGCAGGCCTTGATTTTTATTCACCTTTTCGTTActtgaaattaaatcatcaCACCTGTACTCCACCCCAAGACTCTAAGCCTATTACTACACCAGGAAATTCGTATGAGTGTTGGAAAAATGGGaacttttttttaaaagCTGGTTTCATAGGTCAGCCCAATTGGCCCATAACtgtcaaaaaaaaatttgttacCAATAAGTGTTCAACAAGTGCCCCATTAGGTACGCCATGGAAGCAGCAGCATAGAAGAAATGTTAGAACCTAGGAATATTTTATCTGCACGTCCGTACCAAGATACCTTGTAATATTCCATAACCTTGGGAGGGTGGAAATCCTAGAAGCTTAAAGAAATCAAGATGACGCTAGATGAATAAGATTACGACCCCAAATATGAAAAGGTGGTCAACTGAACGAAAAGGAATGAACCCCACACCAATTGAAACTACTAACCCCGATGGCTTCCTAAAAACTTAGAGGATGCCAGCTCAGAAGCGTTTACGTAAACATCGTTTGAATTgcaaaacaacaacaactgtCATCAGGTGAGAAGCACCCGTACGCACATTTTTGTTGACGAGAATGACTCTAATCAATTTGccattcaatttttcttctgtgCGACTAATTACTGATTAGAGTTTTCGCATGGACCATGTTTATCgggaaaaggaagaaaaaagtCTTTCTCGAGCACTGCGGTGTTTCTTTTTGTCTCGTTTGCGGGCGGGACATTTGTCGAGGAATTTCCCCAgattatttggaattgtCGTCTCCCTTTTTCCCTTACCATGCATATTGGAAAAACCCTTTGTGCGCAAATTCCTCTTGGTCCCTTAATGGGCTTCCTCTATTCTTCCGCGGccaaaaagaaattttggtGGAGAAGGGGTGCGAAATTTACCGAGCCCGCGGATTGCCACAGAAAATGCCGTGCAGACGGAAAATCTGGGGAAAAAGCAATTCCCCACACAAAAGGACCACCCCGCAACTCCCCATTATCGCATTAAGAATCCAGACATTTCACAGCGGCTCTGCGGCTGCTTCTTTGTGTCCCAACATCTGTCGTCGAGCTTTATTGCTTTTACGCCGAGGATTTGTTCCCTCGAGAAACTTTttgttccttcttttcttttttggaAGCtatttcaaacaattccaaatatttgatataaAAAGGATACTATATTCCATCCAGGagattcaattgttgtttgtGCTTTCACTTCTATTCTTAATGTCTTtcctttaataataaaccaaaaGCATTCTTTACTAGCAATTGTATCATCCACATATATTTGCTATTTGCTAACTTAAAAAAATGTCTGAAGTTGCTGAAAATACTGCTACACCAGAGGTTCCTCAAACCTCAGGTACACAATCTATCTTATCAGAGAACTCAATTAAAGCTGAAAACGAAAGTTTTAAAGAAAACAGTGATGAGGGCAACGAAGTTGTCGTTgaaattccaaagaagCCAGCTTCTGCCTACGTTACCATTTctatattttgttgtatGATTGGTTTTGGTGGTTTCATTTCCGGTTGGGATACTGGTACCATTGGTGGTTTCTTGGCCCATCCAGATTATTTAAGAAGATTTGGTCAACATCACAAAAATGGTACTCATTATTTCTCTAACGTTAGAACCGGTTTAGTCGTTTCTATCTTTAACATTGGTGGTTTATTCGGTTGTTTGATTCTTGGTGACTTGGCTAACAGAATTGGTCGTAAGATGGCCTTGGTTGCTGTCGTTGTCATTTTCATGgttggtattattatccaaatcGCTTCCATTGACAAATGGTACCAATATTTCATCGGTAGAATTATCTCCGGTTTAGGTGTTGGTGCTATCTCCATTTTCTCCCCAATGTTGCTATCTGAAGTTGCTCCAAAACATTTAAGAGGTACTTTAGGTTCCATGTATCAATTAATGGTTACTGCCGGTATTTTCTTAGGTGATTGTACTAACTACGGTACCAAGAACTACGATAACTCTGTCCAATGGAGAGTCCCATTAGGTCTATCCTTTGCCTGGTGTTTGTTTATGATCGCTGCCATGTTCTTCGTCCCAGAATCTCCACGTTACTTGGTTGAAGTTGGtaagattgaagaagctAAGAGATCTATTGCTACTTCTAACAAGGTTTCCATGGATGATCCAGCTGTTCAAGCCGAAGTTGATTTGATTAGCTCCGGTGTTGAAGCTGAAAGATTAGCTGGTAATGCCTCATGGGCTGAATTATTCTCCACCAAGGGTAAGAACATTCAAAGATTATTCATGTGTTGTATGCTACAATGTCTACAACAATTGACTGGTTGTAACTATTTCTTCTACTATGGTACTGTTATTTTCCAAGCTGTCGGTATGAAGGATTCTTACCAAACTGCAATTGTCTTCGGTATTGTTAATTTTGCCTCCACTTTTGTCGCTTTATATGTCGTTGATCGTTTCGGTCGTCGTAAGTGTTTAATGTGGGGTGCCGCTGCAATGGTCTGTTGTTATGTTGTCTACGCCTCTGTTGGTGTTACTCGTCTATATCCAGATGGTATTAAGCATAAGGATACTAACTCCTCCAAGGGTGCTGGTAACTGTATGATTTGTTTCTCatgtttctttattttctccTTTGCTTGTACCTGGGCTCCAATTTGTTGGGTTGTCGTTTCTGAATCCTTCCCATTGAGAATTAAGCCAAAGGGTATGGCTTTAGCTAATGGTTGTAACTGGTTCtggaatttcttaatttctttcttcactCCATTTATCACTGGTGCTATTAACTTCTACTACGGTTACGTCTTCATGGGCTGTATGGTCTTTGCTTACTTCTacgtcttcttcttcgttcCAGAAATGAAGGGTTTGACATTAGAAGAAGTTAACGAATTATGGGAAGATGGTGTCTTGCCATGGAAATCACCAGACTGGGttccttcttcaagaaGAGGTGCTGATGTGGATATGGATGCTTTCCAAAAGGATGATAAGccattat
It encodes the following:
- the NCAS0I03180 gene encoding uncharacterized protein, whose product is MHYTMDIENVVWLHDDLYEITIHVLGSEQIDLKYLYSLKIIGVDGPKGTVQLYGKNENTYLIDSPTDYRATFQVYGDTQRDECNVWLPNFQIQYEYLQGDAWAYADTWVWGTTSFDLMTGCNNYDNQGNSQTDFPGYYWKIDCNEGCGKTPVQSSSSTDIISSLESSSYVSSYVSVTSSNQVNHGSSSSLTNPTYSTSLVSTVGQSSLTRESSIVPSNTKFSSSAAELTSSSGEISSDVLTSTSTSILSTSTYYTSIATVVSTVITSDYTTSTGASSQVSSSTSTSYSSNKLSVPTTSIISSNPSSSYGSSSYLVSRFLNSTISSVVSSSKTSYHTSSYLISSDLDTTTSSSVPSVISTASITTEQVSSDISSYLTSGVSSGFSTSSSINLTSSTTSHLTSSSMNLTSSTASYATSSSMNSTSSIASYPTSSTSSYPASVYLNTIVTTSSYPTSSSMNLTFSTSSYPASSSMNLTSSTASYSTSSSMNSTSSIATYPTSSFMNSTSSIASYPTSSTSSYSASSSMNLTSSTSGYSTSSFLNLTSSTASYPTSSYLNSTSSTSGYSTSSSINLTSSTASYPTSSYLNSTSSTSGYSTSSSINLSSSTASYPTSSYLNSTSSTSGYSTSSSINSTYSTASYSTSSSMNSTSSTSSYPASSSMNLTSSTASYPTSSSMNSTSSIASYPTSSFMNSTSSIASYPTSSTSSSPASVYLNTIVTTSSYPTSSSMNLTFSTSSYPTSSSMNLTSSTASYPTS
- the NCAS0I03190 gene encoding uncharacterized protein — its product is MRRWITKTRCIALLLFSLTNLPPEHCRRRRSRSRNVIVLLLLERRSSFSYRSGMNAQEKSSTEKTTYKVFSVHHHIPLLFASQRKCSSLHLPPFLCIVDCYRSTFCFFVYFFCDYADSLMRVEKVYCISHQICRMLLKGLLSMTNLCLHSGCSIHLDQSLIV
- the NCAS0I03200 gene encoding uncharacterized protein produces the protein MFIGKRKKKVFLEHCGVSFCLVCGRDICRGISPDYLELSSPFFPYHAYWKNPLCANSSWSLNGLPLFFRGQKEILVEKGCEIYRARGLPQKMPCRRKIWGKSNSPHKRTTPQLPIIALRIQTFHSGSAAASLCPNICRRALLLLRRGFVPSRNFLFLLFFFGSYFKQFQIFDIKRILYSIQEIQLLFVLSLLFLMSFL
- the NCAS0I03210 gene encoding sugar porter family MFS transporter, producing MSEVAENTATPEVPQTSGTQSILSENSIKAENESFKENSDEGNEVVVEIPKKPASAYVTISIFCCMIGFGGFISGWDTGTIGGFLAHPDYLRRFGQHHKNGTHYFSNVRTGLVVSIFNIGGLFGCLILGDLANRIGRKMALVAVVVIFMVGIIIQIASIDKWYQYFIGRIISGLGVGAISIFSPMLLSEVAPKHLRGTLGSMYQLMVTAGIFLGDCTNYGTKNYDNSVQWRVPLGLSFAWCLFMIAAMFFVPESPRYLVEVGKIEEAKRSIATSNKVSMDDPAVQAEVDLISSGVEAERLAGNASWAELFSTKGKNIQRLFMCCMLQCLQQLTGCNYFFYYGTVIFQAVGMKDSYQTAIVFGIVNFASTFVALYVVDRFGRRKCLMWGAAAMVCCYVVYASVGVTRLYPDGIKHKDTNSSKGAGNCMICFSCFFIFSFACTWAPICWVVVSESFPLRIKPKGMALANGCNWFWNFLISFFTPFITGAINFYYGYVFMGCMVFAYFYVFFFVPEMKGLTLEEVNELWEDGVLPWKSPDWVPSSRRGADVDMDAFQKDDKPLFKKMFGRK